The Spirochaetota bacterium DNA segment TATATTCTTTCTTAAATTCTTTGTTTTTTAATTCATTTTTTAGAAGATCATTATAGTTATATGATTTAATCTTTTTCATATTATGCCTCAATATAAAGTTTCATAAGTTTTAAGGCCTTATCAATTTCAGATTTATTTAATTTTTGCTCTTTTTTGATATAGCCAGAAGTTATAACATAAATATACTGTTCATGATGGAAATAAAACAATCGACATATATTATTGCCAAATTTAATTCTTAATTCAAAAAGATTCTTTGTT contains these protein-coding regions:
- a CDS encoding type II toxin-antitoxin system RelE/ParE family toxin; its protein translation is MKYSVIILETAKDFLINLEVKLRAKAFRTIELLQEFGPVLKEPHTKKVTGTKNLFELRIKFGNNICRLFYFHHEQYIYVITSGYIKKEQKLNKSEIDKALKLMKLYIEA